In the genome of Chroococcidiopsis sp. TS-821, the window ACTCAAGAGCGTAGCAACCATGACACTAATTACCAATAAAGCTCATACCTTAGGAGACTGGGCATCCCTAGCAATTCAAAAACATTTTGAGAAATTTCTCAAGCACGAAGCCAACGTCCTCAAAGACAAACATCCTGAAGACTTACACCAAATGCGCGTGGGTATGCGTCGTCTACGCAGTGCAATAACTGGATTTGCACCAGCCATTGACTTGCCAAAACCCGCACAAGAAAAAAAAATCGGCAATATTGCTCGCATTTTAGGTGAATTACGCGATCTCGATGTCTTGCGCGAAGCGTTAGAGAAAAAGTATCAGCCGACTTTACCAGGAAAAGAAAAAAAGTCGCTGGATAAAGTTCTCTCTCAGCTAGATAAACGACGTGCTCAAGCGTTTGCTCAAGTCAAAACAACCTTAGAAGGCGACGCTTATCAGTCCCTCAAGCAGTCTTTAACAAAATGGCTCAAGCAACCTTCGTATCATCGAATTGCTCATATGCCAATTCAGGAAGTCTTACCAGACTTACTCTCACCACAAGTCAGTCAATTACTTCTACATCCTGGCTGGTTAGTTGGTACTGAAGTCAAAGACGGCGAAATACATATCCTACAGGATCTCTCGCCAGCAATGGTAGAACAGCAACTTACAGAAGATGGTCCGCTGCTGCACGATTTACGCAAAGAAGCAAAGCGTACCCGCTACCAAATGGAAGTCTTTAGTGACTTCTACGGCGAAACTTACAATACTTATCTCGAAGAAGTTAAGCGAATTCAGAGCATTTTAGGTCAAATTCAAGATAGCTTTGTTTTAGCTGAGTTTATGACAGATTCTTTGCGCTCAGAAATGAAAAGCCATTTACCAAACTTGGCGAACCAACTCACAGGCGCAAATTACCAATCATGGCAAGAGTGGCAAAGTATCCATCAGCGGTACTTGAACCCTGAAACAAGAAATAACTTTCGGGCAATGATTTTGCAGCCGAATGCAGAAATCACTCAATAAGGCAAATTCGATGGCTAGCTTGGTGACTAAAGTCGCAGCTAGAACAATAAAGTCCACCTGCGTGGACTTGCTAGCCCAACTCTAGGAGAACCTCTCAAAGTCCCCCACAAGTGGGGGATTTACGGGGCTTTATACGCTAACGATTCAAACTTTCGCTTCTTCCTTCACAAGCTTCTCCCAACCTAAATCTTTGAGATTATTATTACGACGTAGCGGACGAGTTACTAATTCCAGAATGTCACGCGCGTTAGTAAAGCCATGAATTTGTGCAAAAGTAAACTCAACTGACCATTTCGTGTTAATTCCCCGTGCTTCCAAAGGATTAGCGTGCGCCATCCCAGTAATTACTAGATCGGGATGGAGTTCTTTAATGCGTTGAATTTGATTGTAGTTATCTGGCTTTTCCACAATCTTAGGTAACGCCACACCCATTTCTTGGCATGTTTTCTCTAATAAAGCTAATTCTGCAGCTTGGTAGCGCTTGTCCATATAAGGAATACCAATTTCTGGCACTGTCATACCGCAGCGAATTAAGAAACGCGCTAGCGAAATTTCCAGCAAGTTATCGCCCATAAAGAACACTGACTTGCCACGAATTAACTGAAGATAGTCTTCTAAACTTGCCCAAATTTGTGCTTCGCGTTCTTCTAATCCTTTAGGAGTTACGCCAAAGACAGAACAAATTTTTTCTATCCAAGCACGACTACCATCAGGACCAATGGGAAAAGGCGCGCCAATGAGTTTACACTTGCGTCGCCGCATTAGTGTTGTGGCTGTTCGACTCAAAAAGGGGTTGACACCCGCAACATAATAACCTTCTTCTAAAACTGGCAATTCCGCATAACGCTTTGCAGGAAGCCATCCAGAAACTTTGATACCCTGCTTTTTCAGTTCCAACGTTAATTGCGTCACTACCGGATCGGGAAGCGAACCAAACAAAACGAGTGGTGGATGATTGACGTACTCAGCTTCTTCTTGCGCAACTTCTTCTTTTTTCTTGCCAAAGTTGAGTAGTTTTTGAATCGCGTTGCGATCGCTTTTTTCCGCTTCTGGTGCTTTATCTGGACAGCGTACTGCCATTGCGGCGAGTACCGTATCTTCCCCTTGGGTAAACGCGTAATCTAAACCATTCGCCCGCGCTACCACAATTGGAATTCCGATTTCGGCTTCTAGCTTTGGCGCTAAGCCTTCCAAATCCATTTTGATAATTTCAGTGGTACAAGTCCCAATCCAAACAATTACGCTAGGGTTGCGATCGCGCTTAATTTGCAAACACAACCGCTTTAATTCGTCATAGTCATTCAACTGCGCCGAAATATCACCTTCTTCTAACTCCGCCATTGCGTAACGAGGTTCGGCAAAAATCATCACCCCCATCGCATTCTGCAAAAAGTAACCACAGGTTTTCGTACCAATCACCAAAAAGAAACTATCTTCGATCTTCTGGTACAACCACGCTACACAGCTAATTGGACAAAAAGTATGATAATTTCCAGTTTCGCACTCAAAATTTAAAGCTTCAGCTTGCGCAACACTCATAACCTCTCCCCTTATTTTTCTAATATCGGCGCGTGAAAGTAATTGGCTATTAGCAATCAGCCATTAGCCATTAACTATTAGCAATGTCGTCAAATTATTAAAAGTTTGGAAATAAACGCGAAATTACATCACCATTACTGCGCTGATTACCTTCAGGTGCGGCTTCTTCTTGGCTGGATTCCTCATAGTAAGGACTGACTGTTTCCTCATATGGCATATCGCTTAATTGTGTCAGCGATTGAATAACGGTGACAGTTTCTGTGACACCTTCATTTTGTGGTGGTAGCATGTTTGCAATTTCTGCATCCGATAAAGGTGATTCTTGATTTGGTTCAGTTGTGGGTTGTTCGCTAACGGGTATCGGGTTATTTTCTAGCGCTAAGTTAGGGTCAAAATTTAACTCTAAAACTTCAATAAGGCTATCCACATCTGGATTTAGCTTAGAAAATGGCAGCATTAACTGCGCTATTTGCGGTTCTAGGGCATTTACAACGCCTAGGATGAGGTAAGATGCTGGTCGTTTGCCACCGTCAGGAGTTGCTACAGACGCTGCATCCATGTACAAATTAAGCCAAGAACGATTTGCTTGAAAGAAACGCAACCACTTCTCTCTCAAGGAAATTTTTAAATCTTCAAAAAAAGCCATGGTCTCTTTTCCTCATCCTGAGAACTAGCTTGATAATAGCGACTGGAGAGTAACAGTTAGCTGCTTACGATACCACTTAGTGCAAGTAAGTGAGTAAAAATCAACATAACTTAAAGGCTAGGAGTTGTTAGCAATGGCTCGTGCGAGCCGACTGACGACTTTTTGATTTTCTCCTTACTAAAAGCTAATGACTAACAGCTTTCAAACCATCATCAAATCTAGTTCTTCTTCTTGACTCATTACCTGTGGTTTAGCGGGATTAAGGTAAAAGTCAGATAGCAACGAGAATAACTCGCGATCGGGAGCGTCATTTGGAACCACTCCCTCTGGACGCGCCAAGATTTGATCTGCAATATTTAAGTAGTAGTCGCAAACATACTCTAGCGATGGGTCGCGTTCCGCCATCTCAAACAAAGTTTTGCCCTTAACGCGCGAAACGCGAATATCTTCGATTAAAGGTAGAACTTCCAATACGGGCATTGGCACGGATTCTACGTATTTATCAATTAAATCGCGCTTTGCTGTGCGGTTGCCGATTAAACCAGCTAAACGCAAGGGGTGCGTGCGGGCTTTTTCGCGGACAGAAGCTGCAATCCGGTTTGCTGCAAACAAAGCATCAAAGCCGTTATCTGTGACAATCATGCAGTAATCTGCATAGTTGAGTGGCGCGGCAAATCCGCCACATACAACGTCGCCTAAAACGTCAAATAAAATCACATCATACTCATCAAAGGCATTAAGTTCCTTGAGGAGCTTAACTGTTTCACCGACGACATAACCGCCACAACCTGCACCAGCGGGTGGTCCTCCTGCTTCCACGCAGTCTACACCACCATAGCCTTTGTAAATCACATCTTCAGGCCAAACATCTTCGTAGTGGTAATCTTTTTCCTGAAGCGTATCGATAATTGTGGGAATCAAAAATCCTGTAAGTGTAAAAGTACTATCGTGCTTTGGGTCGCAACCGATCTGCAAAACCTTTTTGCCGCGTTTAGCTAGCGCGACCGATATATTACAGCTTGTTGTGGATTTCCCAATGCCACCTTTTCCGTAGACCGCAAGTTTCACGTTGAGTTGGCTCCTATCGTTGTATCAATTCCTTGAGCTAGAGAAGGAAATTTAGCTAGCTTGTTTGATCGCATTATTGTCCAACTTACACGCAAAAGAAAGAGGTCTTAAGGATAAATAGAAATGTAAAGCAGAGTAATGAAACTCTTTTTCGAGGATGATACCCAAAAATCTGTATGATACTTACTCAACTTTAAATAAAACGTTTTTAATAGGTTTAAGATTTTATCTTTATAAAAAAAGTAACAAAAGACAAAATAAGTATTTCTTACCGGAAAAGTAGCGTTTGGACACGCAATCAACAGTAGCGTGCAAGCAGTACCTAAAAGCTTTACAGGTTCAAAATGCTATGGTAAGTTACGATCTTCCTGCTTGGGAAACCACGTACTGCTATTGAGAAAACTGGGCGCAAATATCTGTAAAAAGCGATCGCCCAAGCGTTAAGTTAAAAATCATAAATTTTTAGAAAAATGCCGAAAATCAATCTAGTTGAGCGGTATTGCTAATGCTGAGTGTTGCTGACAAAATTGGATCGCAGCATCTGCCGCCAAAGGTTTACTAAACAAGTAGCCTTGCATGCCATCGCATTTGACTGCGTGTAAAAATTTTAACTGTTCTAAAGTTTCAACACCTTCAGCAATCACGTTTAATTCTAACCCGTGTCCGAGCGCGACGATTGATTTAATTATCGCTGCATCTTTTTGATCCGTCGTGATATCGTTGACAAATTCACGCGCCACCTTTAGTGTATGTAGCGGAAAACGCCGGAGTGTCGCTAGCGAAGAGTAGCCAGTGCCAAAATCATCCATCGCAATGGAAACGCCCATGTCTTTTAGTTCTTGAAGAACGCTGATTGTGAAGTTGACATCTTGCATTGCAATGCTTTCCGTAATTTCAACTTCTAGATAACTTGGATCGAGTCCTGTTTCAGCAAGAACGCGAGCAATAGTTTTTGATATTTTTTGTTGAAACTGGCGTGCAGAAAGATTCACCGCAATCCGCATCGGTGGTAACCCTGCAAGTTGCCAAGCGCGGTTTTGCGTACAAGCTGCTTGCAGCACCCACTCACCAATTGCTCCGATTAATCCGGTTTCTTCTGCTAGCGGAATAAACTGATTGGGAGGAACTAGCCCTAACTCTGGATGTTGCCAGCGAATCAATGCTTCAAGCGCGACGATTTGACCAGTTTTTAAATTGAGTTGTGGCTGATAGTGTAACAAAAACTGATCGTGATTTAATGCTTTATAAAGATGATTTGCTAAAACAAGTTGCTCTAAGGCTTTTTTATTCATCTCCGGCGCGTACAGCTGAAAGTTATTTTTTCCTTGCTGCTTAGCGCGGTACATCGTCGCATCTGCATTTTTGAGAAGCGTTGCTGTATCTTCGCCATCGTAGGGTGCTAAGGCAATACCGATGCTGGTTGTGATGTGTAGTTCGCAATCGCCAATCCGAAACGGAGTTGCAAACGATGATAAAATTCTTTGTGCGAGTTTAGCCGCTTCTTCTGGACAGCTAATTTGCGGTAGTAGCAAGGTAAATTCATCGCCTCCCCAGCGGGCGATCGTATCGCCTTCGCGCAAACACCCTAGCAATCTTTGCGCCACACTTTGTAGTAGCTCATCTCCTACCGCATGCCCTAGCGTATCATTGATTGTTTTGAAGCGGTCTAAATCAAGAAACGCCACAGCTAACATTTCACCCCGTCGATACGCTTGTGCGAGTGCTAGCGACAGTCGATCTTCAAAAAGTATGCGATTTGGTAGCCCTGTGAGTGGATCGTGCGATGCTTGATGGCGAAACATATCTTCTACGCGTCGCTGCATCACCGCCATGTACAAATGATTTCCTAGCGCTTGTGCAAGTTTAACTTCATTAAGACTCCACGCTTGCGCTTGTCCTTTTTTAATTTCGCGCCAGGCTGCAAACGACTCGCGCGGACGAATATTGCGTTCATCGTGGTTAACTTTCCCCGCCCACAAAGTTTCGGTTTCGATTTCATTGCGAAAAATCGTAAAACATCCGACACAATTTTGACGATACTGCAACGGCATAATCAAGATTGAGCGAATCGCCGTTGCCATAAAAGCTGAAGCCAACTCGAACTGCGGTTCTTCATACAAATCGCTAATTGTTCGTAAATGGGGCATTGCTGAAGGTATAATGCATTCAGTGGATACTCCGATATTTTCTTGTGTCGATAAGTTCGGTAAACGCAACTCTTTATATTTATACTGAGGAGGGTTGACAGTTGCTTGTGGGAAGCCCATTATTTGCTGCCAATACGCACTTTCTTCCAGTTTACAGCACGGTTGCTCGCCACAAGTATATAATTGCGCCGGCTCGCCCGTCGGCTCTGCGGTAATGTACAGCCTACCTCCAGAACCTTGTAAAGCTTTGACAATCTCTTCTAAAACGGTTTGGCGAATTTCTGTCACGCTTGCAGGAGAATGCAGCAAGCAACTAATTTGATTCAACGTTGCTTCGTGCTGCACTTGTTGGCGTGTTTGCTGCAACAAATTCGATTGAGAAATTGCAATCGATAGTTGATCGACAAGCAACTGTACCACTTCCAATTCTCTTTGAGAAACCTGTCGGGGTTGACTGTGATGCGAAACGAGCAAGCCCCAAAGCTGATTTTGGTGTAAAATTGGTAACGTGAGCGAAGAGTATACGCCCATATTGGAAAGATATTCTGCATGACAAGGATCGATCGGGCTATAGCGAATATCTTCTACTAACAGGCTTTCTCCGGTTTCTGGGCTATCAAGTTGATTCAGGGCTTTTCTTTGGGCGATAACATCCACAATGACGCGTTGGCGAGTTTTTACAAACATCTCCCGCGCTTGCGGTGGTATATCATCAGCAGGGAAATGTAGTCCTAACAGTGAAGGAAGCCGCTTACCGTGTATTGATTCTGCAACGACTTCACCACTCCCATCCGAATCAAATCGATAAATCTTCACTCGTTCTGTATTGAGAAACGCGCGTACTTCCTCAACAGTCGTTGTCAAAATTTCTTGCAATTCCAAAGATTTACGAATACGACTAGTAATGCGATTTAGTACCCCTTCTTGAGCGCAAACACGGCGTGCTTTGCGTTGCGATCGTCCCATAAATACAGCACCCTCTCTGTTAGGATAAATATTTACCCTATTTTTAAGAAAAATTAAGTTTTATTTTATACGATATCAGCAAGCTATAAAGAAAAGCAGTGTAATGCCTTTCTCTCAAAAGATATGTATTAAAAATGTCAATATCCTAGTAATATTTTGTAACCCAGAAAAATAGCAATTCAAAACCGCAATATTACGTAGGTTATTGCATAAATAAGAACAATTCAAAATTCACCTGTTGCCAGTTCATTAAGTTCAGCAATATCTTTTAAGGATTGCCAGCCAGCTTGCCACTGCGAACGGTCTTTAAGTAATTTAGCATTCAGCCAAAACCGCACATTAGGATCGCACGCTGCAACCATTTCTGCAAACAACCACTTACCTTCATTTTTGCGGTTGACAACTACAAAATGACGCCAGCCATCGACTTTTTGCTGTGCCGTCCACTTGGAGCCAACTAAATAAGGAAACTTCTGCTTTTTTTTTACCATGAGAGGAGGGATGGAGAGCAGGGGAGCAGAGGAGAATAAGCAATTACGATTTTCCTCGATCCTACACCAAGCACCAACTAGAGACTTGTAACCAGAACCTCTAGGATACCCTATTGAACGGAAATTCCCACGCAGAAATACGCGAACACCGATCCAAGCGATAGTCAGCTTCTTTTTACAATGACCTATAAGGGATAGCAGTTAGCCTTTTTTTATATTGACCACTCTGTGCTCTCTGCGTCTCTGTGGTTTGTAACTCACACTAGCACTCAGAGGGAATTCAGAATATGCAACCAACCAATCCAAATCAGTTTACCGAAAAAGCGTGGGAAGCGATCGCCCACACGCCAGATATCGTCAAAGCCGCACAACAGCAGCAGATCGAAAGCGAACACTTAATGAAAGCGCTGCTCGAACAAGACGGCTTAGCCAGCAGTATCTTAACGAAAGCTGGAGTTAACGTCCAAAAAGTCCGCGATCGCGCCGAACAATTCATTCAACGTCAGCCGAAAGTTTCCGGTAGTGGAAGTTCTGTATATTTAGGACGTAGCTTAGATACACTACTCGATCGCGCCGAAAACTATCGTAAAGAATTAGGCGACGAATATATCTCAATTGAACACTTATTATTAGCCTACGCTAACGACGATCGCTTTGGTAGAAGTCTATTTCAAGAATTCGGGTTAGACGAAGCAAAACTCAGGGGTATCATTAAACAAGTTCGAGGAAGTCAGAGAGTGACTGACCAAAATCCAGAAGGTAAATACGAAGCACTAGAAAAGTATGGACGCGAC includes:
- the bchL gene encoding ferredoxin:protochlorophyllide reductase (ATP-dependent) iron-sulfur ATP-binding protein — translated: MKLAVYGKGGIGKSTTSCNISVALAKRGKKVLQIGCDPKHDSTFTLTGFLIPTIIDTLQEKDYHYEDVWPEDVIYKGYGGVDCVEAGGPPAGAGCGGYVVGETVKLLKELNAFDEYDVILFDVLGDVVCGGFAAPLNYADYCMIVTDNGFDALFAANRIAASVREKARTHPLRLAGLIGNRTAKRDLIDKYVESVPMPVLEVLPLIEDIRVSRVKGKTLFEMAERDPSLEYVCDYYLNIADQILARPEGVVPNDAPDRELFSLLSDFYLNPAKPQVMSQEEELDLMMV
- a CDS encoding DUF5331 domain-containing protein, whose protein sequence is MAFFEDLKISLREKWLRFFQANRSWLNLYMDAASVATPDGGKRPASYLILGVVNALEPQIAQLMLPFSKLNPDVDSLIEVLELNFDPNLALENNPIPVSEQPTTEPNQESPLSDAEIANMLPPQNEGVTETVTVIQSLTQLSDMPYEETVSPYYEESSQEEAAPEGNQRSNGDVISRLFPNF
- a CDS encoding CHAD domain-containing protein, translating into MTLITNKAHTLGDWASLAIQKHFEKFLKHEANVLKDKHPEDLHQMRVGMRRLRSAITGFAPAIDLPKPAQEKKIGNIARILGELRDLDVLREALEKKYQPTLPGKEKKSLDKVLSQLDKRRAQAFAQVKTTLEGDAYQSLKQSLTKWLKQPSYHRIAHMPIQEVLPDLLSPQVSQLLLHPGWLVGTEVKDGEIHILQDLSPAMVEQQLTEDGPLLHDLRKEAKRTRYQMEVFSDFYGETYNTYLEEVKRIQSILGQIQDSFVLAEFMTDSLRSEMKSHLPNLANQLTGANYQSWQEWQSIHQRYLNPETRNNFRAMILQPNAEITQ
- a CDS encoding EAL domain-containing protein, with the translated sequence MGRSQRKARRVCAQEGVLNRITSRIRKSLELQEILTTTVEEVRAFLNTERVKIYRFDSDGSGEVVAESIHGKRLPSLLGLHFPADDIPPQAREMFVKTRQRVIVDVIAQRKALNQLDSPETGESLLVEDIRYSPIDPCHAEYLSNMGVYSSLTLPILHQNQLWGLLVSHHSQPRQVSQRELEVVQLLVDQLSIAISQSNLLQQTRQQVQHEATLNQISCLLHSPASVTEIRQTVLEEIVKALQGSGGRLYITAEPTGEPAQLYTCGEQPCCKLEESAYWQQIMGFPQATVNPPQYKYKELRLPNLSTQENIGVSTECIIPSAMPHLRTISDLYEEPQFELASAFMATAIRSILIMPLQYRQNCVGCFTIFRNEIETETLWAGKVNHDERNIRPRESFAAWREIKKGQAQAWSLNEVKLAQALGNHLYMAVMQRRVEDMFRHQASHDPLTGLPNRILFEDRLSLALAQAYRRGEMLAVAFLDLDRFKTINDTLGHAVGDELLQSVAQRLLGCLREGDTIARWGGDEFTLLLPQISCPEEAAKLAQRILSSFATPFRIGDCELHITTSIGIALAPYDGEDTATLLKNADATMYRAKQQGKNNFQLYAPEMNKKALEQLVLANHLYKALNHDQFLLHYQPQLNLKTGQIVALEALIRWQHPELGLVPPNQFIPLAEETGLIGAIGEWVLQAACTQNRAWQLAGLPPMRIAVNLSARQFQQKISKTIARVLAETGLDPSYLEVEITESIAMQDVNFTISVLQELKDMGVSIAMDDFGTGYSSLATLRRFPLHTLKVAREFVNDITTDQKDAAIIKSIVALGHGLELNVIAEGVETLEQLKFLHAVKCDGMQGYLFSKPLAADAAIQFCQQHSALAIPLN
- a CDS encoding ferredoxin:protochlorophyllide reductase (ATP-dependent) subunit N, producing the protein MSVAQAEALNFECETGNYHTFCPISCVAWLYQKIEDSFFLVIGTKTCGYFLQNAMGVMIFAEPRYAMAELEEGDISAQLNDYDELKRLCLQIKRDRNPSVIVWIGTCTTEIIKMDLEGLAPKLEAEIGIPIVVARANGLDYAFTQGEDTVLAAMAVRCPDKAPEAEKSDRNAIQKLLNFGKKKEEVAQEEAEYVNHPPLVLFGSLPDPVVTQLTLELKKQGIKVSGWLPAKRYAELPVLEEGYYVAGVNPFLSRTATTLMRRRKCKLIGAPFPIGPDGSRAWIEKICSVFGVTPKGLEEREAQIWASLEDYLQLIRGKSVFFMGDNLLEISLARFLIRCGMTVPEIGIPYMDKRYQAAELALLEKTCQEMGVALPKIVEKPDNYNQIQRIKELHPDLVITGMAHANPLEARGINTKWSVEFTFAQIHGFTNARDILELVTRPLRRNNNLKDLGWEKLVKEEAKV
- a CDS encoding TIGR02450 family Trp-rich protein, with the protein product MVKKKQKFPYLVGSKWTAQQKVDGWRHFVVVNRKNEGKWLFAEMVAACDPNVRFWLNAKLLKDRSQWQAGWQSLKDIAELNELATGEF